In Myxococcota bacterium, a single genomic region encodes these proteins:
- a CDS encoding phosphotransferase family protein, with translation MSSEPFSRDDFLNDGEWGAPFREIEGLVGGELVHAERQERWRPAWFFDIERDGERLPLYYRGDRGLEPDGVDTLRREMQVLQLLEAHGIPVPHIYGFCESLPGIVMERAPGRANLATADSEDERRAVLRHYLDLLAEIHRLPTSKFEALGCPMPQTAAERSLGDIPRWERMYQRGKNQPEPTIELILGWLRENVPTHRERVAPVVGDAGQFLFDQGRVTAVIDIEFAALSDPLADVGALLSRDLSEPLGDLSAGIQYYREITGEDFERDDLLYQAVRFMVVTPLSTCYLCAKPPPGLNLVQYESWNSVYGRIPLQLIAEIEGVEIESPDLGHPRDHRYGVVSDALVEMLRASAKDGDPYAWDTAARLAEYVRAVDQHGARFEAEDLDETAALLGRRPSDWRDADAALEQLAMQATRDTRPGLLRLLVRRTLRREALLGAAMRELVGAEAQRIELPPLG, from the coding sequence ATGTCATCCGAACCGTTCTCGCGCGACGACTTCCTGAACGACGGCGAATGGGGAGCCCCCTTCCGCGAGATCGAAGGCCTCGTCGGCGGAGAGCTCGTGCACGCCGAGCGTCAGGAGCGCTGGCGGCCCGCCTGGTTCTTCGACATCGAACGCGACGGCGAGCGCCTGCCGCTCTACTACCGCGGCGACCGGGGGCTCGAGCCCGATGGCGTGGACACCCTGCGGCGCGAGATGCAGGTGCTCCAGCTGCTGGAGGCGCACGGCATTCCCGTGCCCCACATCTACGGCTTCTGCGAGAGTCTGCCCGGGATCGTGATGGAGCGCGCCCCGGGTCGGGCGAACCTGGCCACGGCCGATAGCGAAGACGAGCGGCGCGCGGTGCTGCGGCACTACCTGGACCTGCTCGCCGAGATCCACCGGCTGCCGACCTCGAAGTTCGAAGCGCTCGGTTGCCCGATGCCCCAGACCGCGGCCGAGCGCAGCCTCGGCGACATTCCGCGCTGGGAGCGCATGTACCAGCGGGGGAAGAATCAGCCCGAGCCGACCATCGAGCTGATCCTCGGTTGGCTGCGCGAGAACGTGCCGACCCACCGGGAGCGGGTGGCTCCGGTCGTCGGCGACGCGGGCCAGTTCCTGTTCGACCAGGGACGCGTCACGGCGGTGATCGACATCGAGTTCGCGGCGCTGTCCGACCCGCTCGCCGATGTCGGTGCCCTGCTGAGTCGCGATCTGAGCGAGCCGCTCGGCGACCTCTCGGCGGGCATCCAGTACTACCGGGAGATCACCGGCGAGGACTTCGAGCGCGACGACCTGCTCTATCAGGCGGTGCGTTTCATGGTCGTGACTCCGCTCTCCACCTGTTACCTCTGCGCGAAGCCGCCGCCGGGCCTCAACCTCGTGCAGTACGAGAGTTGGAACAGCGTCTACGGCCGCATTCCGCTCCAGCTGATCGCCGAGATCGAGGGCGTCGAGATCGAGTCGCCCGACCTCGGGCACCCGCGCGACCACCGCTACGGCGTGGTCTCCGACGCCCTGGTCGAGATGCTGCGTGCCTCGGCGAAGGACGGCGATCCCTACGCCTGGGACACGGCGGCACGGCTCGCCGAGTACGTGCGGGCCGTCGACCAGCACGGCGCGCGCTTCGAAGCGGAAGATCTCGACGAGACCGCAGCGCTCCTGGGACGTCGTCCTTCGGACTGGCGAGACGCCGACGCCGCCCTCGAACAGCTCGCGATGCAGGCGACCCGCGACACCCGTCCCGGGCTGTTGCGGTTGCTGGTGCGACGCACCCTGCGACGCGAGGCGCTGCTCGGCGCCGCGATGCGCGAGCTCGTCGGCGCCGAGGCCCAGCGGATCGAGCTGCCGCCGCTCGGCTGA
- a CDS encoding glycosyltransferase codes for MRIAILTSEFPSLSETFVHHHVTDLVARGHEVEVFPERGEPRLTPSAEGEPDALLGRRILPPPVPEKRAARVAGVARHTWQHGWDAVPLLRSCDPRRFGRRGLSLSLFYRGLPLLDRRPYDLVHCHHGPTGVDAVKLQHLGLLNAPLVVSFHGHDLNVVPQQGGVHRYDALWHRAARLFVNSEFSRERLLALGAPEDRIRLLPVGVRVNDFRPAAPAAIRDERVLLSVGRLVPVKGFGVALHAFASLAARAPEWRYVIVGDGPQRAELEQRARQLGIAERVHFAGALAHDAVRGWMAKAQLYCQPSLRGDDGAEETQGLAVVEAQASGLPVVVSRSGGLPESVREGDTALLAAPGDARDLGRALRALAFYPERRARLGRAGRAFARHFDRDRITDALVGEYTELCQQTVRPPGRFVPPPKPPRAWR; via the coding sequence ATGCGGATCGCCATCCTGACGAGCGAATTTCCGAGCCTCTCCGAGACCTTCGTCCACCACCACGTCACCGACCTGGTCGCCCGCGGCCACGAGGTGGAGGTCTTCCCGGAGCGGGGAGAGCCGCGCCTCACGCCATCGGCAGAGGGCGAACCCGACGCCCTGCTGGGCCGCCGCATCCTGCCGCCGCCGGTCCCCGAGAAGCGGGCCGCGCGCGTCGCCGGGGTCGCGCGTCATACCTGGCAGCACGGCTGGGATGCCGTCCCGCTGCTCCGCTCCTGTGACCCGCGCCGCTTCGGGCGCCGCGGACTCTCCCTGTCCCTGTTCTACCGTGGCCTGCCCCTGCTCGACCGCCGGCCCTACGACCTCGTGCACTGCCATCACGGACCCACCGGTGTCGACGCCGTGAAGCTCCAGCATCTCGGTCTTCTGAACGCGCCGCTCGTGGTCAGCTTCCACGGTCACGATCTGAACGTCGTCCCCCAGCAGGGGGGCGTACATCGCTACGACGCGCTGTGGCACCGCGCGGCGCGCCTGTTCGTGAACTCCGAGTTCTCGCGTGAACGCCTGCTCGCACTGGGGGCGCCCGAGGATCGCATCCGGCTGCTGCCCGTCGGCGTGCGCGTGAACGACTTTCGCCCAGCAGCACCCGCGGCGATTCGCGACGAACGGGTGTTGCTCAGCGTTGGGCGGCTCGTGCCCGTGAAGGGTTTCGGCGTCGCGCTCCACGCCTTCGCGAGCCTCGCCGCTCGCGCACCGGAGTGGCGCTACGTCATCGTCGGTGACGGACCCCAGCGCGCCGAGCTCGAGCAGCGCGCGCGCCAGCTCGGCATCGCCGAGCGCGTCCACTTCGCCGGTGCCCTCGCCCACGACGCCGTGCGTGGCTGGATGGCGAAGGCCCAGCTCTACTGCCAGCCCAGTCTGCGCGGCGACGACGGCGCCGAAGAGACCCAGGGCCTGGCCGTGGTCGAAGCCCAGGCGAGCGGCCTGCCCGTTGTCGTGAGTCGCAGCGGCGGTCTCCCGGAAAGCGTACGCGAGGGCGACACCGCCCTGCTCGCGGCGCCGGGCGATGCGCGCGATCTGGGCCGCGCACTCCGCGCCCTCGCCTTCTATCCCGAGCGCCGCGCACGGTTGGGCCGGGCCGGTCGGGCGTTCGCGCGGCACTTCGACCGCGACCGGATCACCGACGCGCTGGTCGGCGAGTACACCGAACTCTGCCAGCAGACCGTGCGTCCGCCGGGACGCTTCGTTCCGCCGCCGAAGCCGCCGCGCGCCTGGCGCTGA
- a CDS encoding tetratricopeptide repeat protein: MQSQQAPHERAQEHAGRAIQAQARGDWPEAARSWRAALASESGPAAWWSELARCERAAGDLPAAHDAYRERVRRIPGDGRAWTDLGAVLLEQGQPRLAEHALDRAIGCAPNPDALALRACAREARGDWETAELDWCDLLFLAPEHPDARIRLGASLGERGRLAEANWHLRRAVREFPTSAEAWAALGRVLLARGRRPEARRALRRALRLDPARAEAHCDAGQVAWDLRRLAEAEDHFRTCIAQQPDAALGHARLAVFLASERRAMGEARHHVAQALEHAADDVAVRHRVGDAWYAWGDGSQARAHWRFAARRGYAPAQCVLGCLPAVNRRDRARTRGWLERAASQDEPEACFRLALLREREGDLDAAEERRVSGLYQRAAARGHAAAQCRLALRTAEGIGVEVDASRAAAWFERAAQQGHIESQRHLGTLYDHGAGVPQDPGRALHWFRKAAEAGDATAQCHLGILYETGDAGERDLSRALYWLRRSAKQEHAAAEFTLGWLYERGEGVEADIAEAVVWYERAAERGLRSAQFHLAMLLLSGDAGECDPSTAIHWLEESASRGVVEAAYNLGLLHRIGHGTEKDARLAFWWFSRAAHAGHKSAQVQLGELYVGGEGVGCDGERAVDWFRRAAELGSVSAQRRLGRCYASGIGVAPDLTTAYMWATVACDAGDAEADALRSDLAERLSTRERWQARAAAALWQKERVAS, translated from the coding sequence ATGCAGTCACAGCAGGCACCGCACGAGAGGGCGCAGGAGCATGCGGGGCGGGCCATCCAGGCCCAGGCCCGAGGAGACTGGCCGGAGGCGGCCCGGTCCTGGCGTGCTGCCCTCGCATCCGAGAGCGGTCCGGCGGCCTGGTGGAGCGAGCTGGCCCGCTGCGAACGCGCGGCCGGCGACCTGCCCGCGGCCCACGATGCCTACCGCGAACGCGTGCGCCGGATCCCGGGCGATGGTCGCGCCTGGACGGATCTCGGTGCCGTGCTCCTCGAGCAGGGACAGCCGCGCCTGGCCGAGCACGCCTTGGACCGCGCGATCGGCTGCGCACCGAACCCGGACGCCCTGGCCCTGCGCGCGTGCGCCCGCGAAGCCCGCGGCGACTGGGAGACGGCCGAGCTCGATTGGTGCGACCTCTTGTTCCTGGCGCCGGAACACCCGGACGCCCGGATTCGGCTGGGGGCCTCGCTCGGCGAGCGCGGTCGACTTGCCGAGGCGAACTGGCACCTGCGTCGCGCCGTCCGCGAGTTCCCGACCTCCGCCGAGGCGTGGGCCGCGTTGGGGCGTGTCCTCCTCGCTCGGGGGCGACGCCCGGAAGCGCGGCGCGCGCTGCGACGCGCGCTGCGCCTGGATCCCGCACGGGCCGAGGCCCACTGCGACGCCGGTCAGGTGGCCTGGGATCTGCGTCGGCTCGCCGAAGCCGAGGACCACTTCCGCACGTGCATCGCCCAACAGCCCGACGCCGCACTGGGGCATGCCCGTCTTGCCGTCTTCCTCGCGAGCGAACGGCGCGCGATGGGCGAAGCCCGCCACCACGTCGCACAGGCCCTCGAACATGCAGCCGACGACGTGGCCGTTCGCCACCGGGTCGGGGATGCGTGGTACGCCTGGGGAGATGGCTCCCAGGCGCGGGCCCATTGGCGCTTCGCAGCCCGTCGCGGCTACGCGCCCGCCCAATGCGTGCTCGGTTGTCTGCCGGCGGTGAACCGCCGGGACCGCGCGCGTACGCGGGGATGGTTGGAACGCGCCGCGAGCCAGGACGAACCCGAGGCCTGCTTCCGGTTGGCGCTGCTCCGCGAGCGCGAGGGCGACCTCGACGCGGCGGAGGAGCGCCGCGTGTCGGGTCTCTATCAGCGGGCGGCGGCGCGCGGTCATGCGGCCGCCCAGTGTCGGTTGGCTCTGCGTACGGCCGAGGGGATCGGCGTCGAAGTCGACGCGTCCCGTGCGGCCGCCTGGTTCGAGCGCGCCGCGCAACAGGGGCACATCGAATCCCAACGGCACCTGGGCACGCTCTACGACCACGGCGCAGGGGTTCCCCAGGACCCGGGCCGCGCACTCCACTGGTTTCGCAAGGCGGCCGAGGCGGGGGATGCCACGGCCCAGTGCCACCTGGGCATCCTCTACGAGACGGGCGATGCGGGCGAGCGGGACCTGTCCCGCGCGCTCTACTGGCTGCGACGCTCGGCGAAGCAGGAGCATGCGGCGGCCGAGTTCACGTTGGGATGGCTCTACGAGCGCGGCGAGGGCGTGGAAGCCGACATCGCCGAGGCGGTCGTCTGGTACGAGCGTGCCGCCGAGCGGGGCCTGCGTTCGGCCCAGTTCCACCTGGCGATGCTCTTGCTCTCCGGAGACGCGGGCGAGTGCGACCCGTCGACGGCGATCCACTGGCTCGAGGAGTCGGCGAGCCGGGGCGTGGTCGAGGCGGCCTACAACCTGGGGCTGCTGCACCGGATCGGTCACGGCACCGAGAAGGACGCTCGCCTGGCCTTCTGGTGGTTCAGTCGCGCCGCCCACGCCGGACACAAGTCGGCCCAGGTCCAGCTGGGCGAGCTCTACGTCGGCGGCGAGGGCGTGGGCTGCGATGGCGAGCGCGCCGTCGACTGGTTCCGCCGCGCCGCCGAGCTCGGCAGCGTGTCGGCCCAGCGCCGCCTGGGACGCTGTTACGCGTCGGGGATCGGTGTCGCTCCCGATCTGACGACGGCCTACATGTGGGCCACGGTGGCCTGCGACGCTGGCGACGCCGAGGCCGACGCCCTGCGCAGCGATCTCGCCGAGCGGCTGTCGACACGAGAGCGTTGGCAGGCGCGCGCCGCGGCCGCGCTCTGGCAGAAAGAGCGCGTCGCGAGCTAG
- a CDS encoding MMPL family transporter — translation MHRRIEGSRWAQFVAARPGWVLAAALLLALVSITQLGELRFDARTEGFLPENDPVRVEFNAFRDYFGRSEPVVLAVRLPENLGDRAFLERLRALHRDLENEVPYLSTITSLVNVRHLEAHGDTLHVGELLEEMPRTVEELAAFETTVRASELYTNLVISPDEAWTLVAFETEYEIGEAVDPLSFEPTGADRREMGPGEDADVIAAVHEIVSRHRADGFEIRAGGGILIQNRVTTSLRVDFVRLLFLAMTVITVLLILLFRSLLAALLAVAVVALSLVGTLGCMAVFGAPVGVGSQILPTFLLAVGVGYAVHVLTVFRQKRASGRDRRLAVIAALDHSGKPIVLTAATTVAGLVSFAPAGLIPVAQIGVFAPLGVAFAALYALSLLPALLVLCPLRVPEARSRPSGATARRLVAVGDWALRHRLSVFAALGIVWAAAILGALQLRTSHDPLAWVRNDPELVETTDIVDRHMGGAGVLELLIEAHPGKSLRDPELLAAMDRLESRILDLEVGPLRAAKVLGLHRIVKELHQELHGGDPAWYRVPDDSVLLAQELLLFENGGSEDLEKWVDSTYRVGRMTTRIPWADAYHIVPYAEELQRLARLELGEHADIKLGGLQTLVTRAFVSVNEILIESYLIAFVLVSLMMVVLVGDLRVGLVAMIPNLTPIVVALGFMGWAGIPLGTLTMLVGSIVLGLAVDDTIHMAHGFVRHQRAFGDPQAAIRATLRTTGVALLFTSLALVCGFLVYGFGSLTTMLHFGVIAALSISVALAADLLVLPGLLAWLYEDRSGPAAEAIPIEGWAVDAR, via the coding sequence ATGCACCGACGAATCGAGGGATCGCGCTGGGCGCAGTTCGTCGCGGCCCGGCCCGGCTGGGTCCTGGCGGCCGCTCTCCTGCTGGCGTTGGTCTCGATCACCCAGCTCGGGGAGCTTCGCTTCGATGCGCGGACCGAGGGATTCCTGCCCGAGAACGACCCGGTTCGCGTCGAGTTCAACGCGTTTCGCGACTACTTCGGTCGCAGCGAGCCCGTCGTCCTCGCGGTGCGCCTGCCCGAGAACCTGGGGGATCGCGCCTTCCTCGAGCGGCTTCGGGCGCTGCACCGAGACCTCGAGAACGAGGTTCCCTATCTCTCGACGATCACGAGCCTCGTCAACGTGCGTCACCTCGAGGCGCACGGCGACACCCTTCACGTCGGCGAACTCCTCGAGGAGATGCCGCGCACGGTGGAGGAACTCGCCGCTTTCGAGACCACGGTTCGCGCGAGTGAGCTCTACACCAACCTGGTGATCTCCCCGGACGAAGCCTGGACGCTCGTGGCGTTCGAGACGGAGTACGAGATCGGCGAAGCCGTGGATCCACTGAGCTTCGAACCGACGGGTGCCGACCGCCGGGAGATGGGGCCGGGTGAAGACGCCGACGTGATCGCCGCCGTGCACGAGATCGTCTCGCGCCACCGCGCGGACGGCTTCGAGATCCGCGCCGGTGGCGGGATCCTGATCCAGAACCGCGTGACGACCTCGTTACGCGTCGACTTCGTGCGGCTGCTCTTCCTCGCCATGACCGTGATCACGGTGCTCTTGATCCTGCTCTTCCGCAGCCTGCTGGCGGCTTTGCTGGCGGTGGCGGTGGTCGCGCTCTCGCTGGTCGGAACGCTGGGCTGCATGGCGGTCTTCGGCGCACCCGTGGGCGTCGGCAGTCAGATCTTGCCGACCTTCCTCCTGGCCGTCGGGGTCGGCTACGCCGTCCATGTCCTCACGGTGTTCCGGCAGAAGCGGGCTTCCGGGCGCGACCGTCGGCTCGCCGTGATCGCGGCGCTCGATCACAGCGGCAAGCCGATCGTGCTGACTGCTGCGACGACGGTCGCCGGCCTGGTCTCGTTCGCGCCGGCGGGTCTGATTCCAGTTGCCCAGATTGGCGTGTTCGCCCCGCTGGGTGTCGCGTTCGCGGCGCTCTACGCCCTCTCGCTCCTGCCGGCCCTGTTGGTGCTGTGCCCGCTGCGGGTTCCGGAGGCGAGGTCGCGTCCGTCGGGCGCCACGGCGCGCCGGTTGGTGGCCGTGGGGGACTGGGCGTTGCGCCATCGCCTGAGCGTCTTCGCGGCGCTCGGGATCGTCTGGGCCGCGGCGATCCTCGGCGCGCTCCAACTGCGCACGAGTCACGATCCCCTGGCATGGGTTCGCAACGATCCTGAGCTCGTCGAGACGACCGACATCGTCGATCGCCACATGGGTGGGGCGGGCGTGCTCGAGCTGCTCATCGAGGCCCACCCCGGGAAGAGCCTGCGCGATCCCGAACTCCTCGCGGCCATGGACCGGCTCGAGTCGAGGATCCTGGACCTCGAGGTCGGACCCCTGCGCGCTGCGAAGGTGCTCGGCTTGCACCGCATCGTGAAGGAACTCCACCAAGAGCTCCACGGCGGAGATCCGGCGTGGTACCGGGTTCCGGACGATTCCGTGCTGCTCGCCCAGGAGCTGCTGCTCTTCGAGAACGGGGGGAGCGAGGATCTCGAGAAGTGGGTCGATTCGACCTATCGGGTCGGACGCATGACGACGCGGATCCCCTGGGCCGATGCCTACCACATCGTTCCCTACGCCGAAGAGCTACAGCGGCTTGCCCGTCTCGAGCTGGGTGAGCACGCCGACATCAAGCTCGGAGGGCTGCAGACTCTGGTGACCCGCGCGTTCGTGTCCGTGAACGAGATCCTGATCGAGAGCTACTTGATCGCGTTCGTGCTCGTGTCGCTGATGATGGTCGTGCTCGTCGGCGATCTCCGCGTCGGACTCGTCGCAATGATCCCGAACCTGACTCCGATCGTCGTGGCGCTCGGCTTCATGGGCTGGGCCGGGATCCCGCTCGGGACGCTCACGATGCTCGTCGGCAGCATCGTCCTCGGACTCGCCGTCGACGACACGATCCACATGGCCCACGGCTTCGTTCGCCACCAGCGAGCCTTTGGAGACCCCCAGGCCGCGATCCGTGCGACGCTTCGGACCACCGGCGTGGCGCTGCTGTTCACGAGCCTCGCACTCGTCTGTGGTTTCCTCGTCTACGGCTTCGGGTCTCTGACCACGATGCTGCACTTCGGCGTCATCGCGGCGCTCTCGATCAGCGTGGCCCTCGCCGCGGATCTCCTCGTCCTCCCCGGTCTCCTGGCGTGGCTCTACGAAGACCGTTCGGGCCCGGCGGCGGAAGCGATTCCGATCGAAGGGTGGGCCGTCGACGCGCGCTGA
- a CDS encoding RidA family protein, whose protein sequence is MSVETLNPEGLAKPAGFAQVSVSRGSRFIQIAGQVGQDASGTIVAEGDLTQQTAQALVNVNIALEAADAGWDDVTSFTIYVVGWEESKFGDLAKGFGLAAEKLGVDRLELKPSTLVGVQALASPVYLVEIAALAVAD, encoded by the coding sequence ATGTCCGTCGAAACCCTGAACCCCGAAGGTCTCGCGAAGCCTGCAGGCTTCGCCCAGGTGTCGGTATCGCGCGGTTCGCGCTTCATCCAGATCGCGGGCCAGGTCGGCCAGGACGCTTCCGGGACGATCGTGGCCGAGGGCGACCTCACCCAGCAGACCGCCCAGGCCCTCGTGAACGTGAACATCGCCCTCGAAGCGGCCGACGCCGGTTGGGACGATGTCACCAGCTTCACGATCTACGTCGTGGGTTGGGAAGAGTCGAAGTTCGGGGATCTCGCGAAGGGCTTCGGTCTCGCGGCAGAGAAGCTCGGTGTGGACCGCCTCGAGCTCAAGCCGAGCACGCTGGTCGGCGTCCAGGCGCTGGCGAGCCCCGTATACCTGGTGGAGATCGCCGCCCTGGCGGTCGCGGACTGA
- the nrtS gene encoding nitrate/nitrite transporter NrtS encodes MANDARSWLALALSWPVVRRALGYAVVVGAILIAINHGDALLRGEWTANRLWKMGLTPLVPYLVSTLSSVGALRASEKPAA; translated from the coding sequence ATGGCGAACGACGCTCGCTCCTGGCTCGCACTGGCCCTTTCCTGGCCGGTGGTGCGGCGGGCGCTCGGCTACGCGGTGGTGGTGGGCGCGATCCTCATCGCCATCAACCATGGCGACGCGCTGCTCCGCGGCGAATGGACCGCGAACCGCCTGTGGAAGATGGGCCTGACACCGCTGGTGCCCTATCTGGTCTCGACGCTCTCGAGCGTCGGTGCGTTGCGCGCGTCCGAAAAACCCGCGGCGTAG
- the cysS gene encoding cysteine--tRNA ligase, with product MKLHDSRTGQLKAFAPLHEGEVRMYHCGPTVYKRQHLGNFRAFVLADLLRRSFEYLGYRVHQIMNITDVGHLTEDDVADAQGEDKLQKEAARRSLDPWEIAREEEANFKEDLAVLKILPAHTYPRATEHVPEMIAMIEKLLEDGHAYAVEGNVYFDVASFPRYGELSGNTIEELSTGASGRVEDRSDKRHSADFALWKHDPKHLMQWDSPFGRGFPGWHIECSAMARKYLGDRLDIHTGGPDNKFPHHECEIAQSESVTGERFVETWIHCGWLEIGGQKMSKRAGTLYTIPELVEKGYSGEDLRLYLLRQHYRSPLPFDLSLIDEAAKTRAKLDNFVSYEMAERPEGPDDPAVAAAIETARAAFREALEDDLNTSVALAVVHEFMTVVNRAQPGRADAERAVALMREFDQIFGVLSDAPAAGADDAEIDALVAERDAARAAKDWARADALRDTLAERGIELLDSPEGTRWRRT from the coding sequence TTGAAGCTCCACGACAGCCGCACCGGCCAGCTGAAGGCCTTCGCCCCCCTCCACGAGGGGGAGGTGCGCATGTACCACTGCGGCCCGACGGTCTACAAGCGCCAGCACCTGGGAAACTTCCGGGCCTTCGTCCTGGCCGACCTGTTGCGTCGCAGCTTCGAGTACCTGGGCTACCGGGTGCACCAGATCATGAACATCACCGACGTCGGGCACCTCACCGAGGACGACGTCGCCGATGCCCAGGGCGAGGACAAGCTCCAGAAGGAGGCCGCGCGGCGTTCGCTCGACCCCTGGGAGATCGCGCGGGAAGAGGAGGCGAACTTCAAGGAGGACCTGGCGGTCCTGAAGATCCTGCCGGCCCACACCTACCCGCGCGCCACCGAACACGTCCCCGAGATGATCGCGATGATCGAGAAGCTGCTCGAAGACGGGCACGCCTACGCGGTCGAGGGGAACGTCTATTTCGATGTCGCCTCGTTTCCGCGATACGGCGAACTCTCGGGCAATACCATCGAGGAGCTCTCGACGGGGGCGTCGGGGCGCGTCGAAGACCGCAGCGACAAGCGCCACTCGGCGGACTTCGCGCTCTGGAAGCACGACCCGAAGCACCTGATGCAGTGGGACTCGCCGTTCGGTCGCGGCTTCCCCGGCTGGCACATCGAGTGCTCGGCCATGGCCCGCAAGTATCTCGGCGATCGCCTCGACATCCACACCGGCGGGCCGGACAACAAGTTCCCGCACCACGAGTGCGAGATCGCGCAGAGCGAGTCGGTGACCGGCGAGCGGTTCGTGGAGACCTGGATCCACTGCGGCTGGCTCGAGATCGGCGGTCAGAAGATGAGCAAGCGCGCCGGCACGCTCTACACCATCCCGGAGCTCGTCGAGAAGGGATACAGCGGCGAGGATCTGCGGCTCTACCTGCTGCGCCAGCACTACCGCTCTCCCCTCCCCTTCGATCTGTCCCTGATCGACGAAGCCGCGAAGACGCGTGCGAAGCTCGACAACTTCGTCTCCTATGAGATGGCCGAGCGTCCCGAGGGCCCCGACGATCCGGCGGTTGCCGCTGCGATCGAGACAGCGCGCGCGGCGTTCCGCGAAGCCCTCGAAGACGACCTCAACACTTCGGTGGCGCTGGCGGTCGTCCACGAGTTCATGACCGTCGTGAACCGGGCCCAGCCCGGCCGGGCCGACGCCGAACGCGCCGTCGCCCTGATGCGCGAGTTCGACCAGATCTTCGGGGTGCTCTCGGACGCGCCCGCCGCAGGTGCCGACGACGCCGAGATCGACGCCTTGGTGGCCGAACGCGACGCCGCCCGCGCCGCCAAGGACTGGGCGCGCGCCGACGCGCTCCGCGACACCCTCGCCGAGCGCGGGATCGAACTGCTGGATTCTCCCGAGGGAACCCGCTGGCGGCGCACCTAG